A segment of the Chrysiogenia bacterium genome:
AGCACGGCTTCAGCTCGGGCATACGGGGGCAATGCCGCCATAGGATGTACACTCCGGTGGTTCCAACAACCACGGCCAACTATATCGGCGCCCGCTCGGGCAAGTCAAACCCGCCAGCGGGCCTAAGTCGTTAAAAACAGTGTGTAATTTGGCTGCAGGAAAGGCTGTGATCGAGCGCACTACTTGATGAACTTGTAACCTTCGGTGGGGACCGTGATGATCACGTCTTCCTTGCCGAAAAAGGGCCGCAACTTCACCCGCAGATTCTTGATGTGGACGTCGATTGTCCGGGTCTCAACATCGGGCCCGTAGCCCCAGATGGTCTTGAGCAGCAATTTGCGGTTCATCACCTTGTTGGGGTTGGATGCGAGCAGATACAGGAGGTCGAATTCCTTGGGCTGGAGACGCTGGGTCTCGCCCTTGAAAGTGATCTCGTATTTCTTGGGATTGAGGCGCATCCCCCGAACCGTGATTGTTTTTTCACGCTCGAGATTGGGCTGGTCCTTCGATGCCGCAGCGCGGCGAAGCACGGTTTTGATGCGCGCAAGCAGCTCGCGTTTGCTGAACGGTTTTGTCAGGTAGTCGTCGGCCCCGATCTCCAGACCGACCACTTTGTCGACCTCTTCGCCCTTGGCCGAGACGATGATGATCGGGACGTTGGAGCGCTGGTGATACTCGCGGCAGTAGTCCAGACCGTCCCCATCGGGCAGCATCAGATCCAGCAGCACCAGATCGGGCTGCTCGGCCTCGGTCTTCTTGCGCCCCTCAGCGAGCGTTCCTGCCGCGACAACGCGATAGCTCTCCTCCTCCAGAAGGATCTGGAGGGCCTGACGGATATTCGCGTCATCCTCGATGATGAGAACTTTGGTCATGTGTCCAGTCTCGTATCACAGGGTCGTGGGGGTGACAAGCAAATGACGCTCAAGAGGCCGATTTTGCCTCAAGCCGCCGCATCGTCTTCATCCGATTCTTCGGCCCCCTCGGCCAGCGGC
Coding sequences within it:
- a CDS encoding response regulator transcription factor, which translates into the protein MTKVLIIEDDANIRQALQILLEEESYRVVAAGTLAEGRKKTEAEQPDLVLLDLMLPDGDGLDYCREYHQRSNVPIIIVSAKGEEVDKVVGLEIGADDYLTKPFSKRELLARIKTVLRRAAASKDQPNLEREKTITVRGMRLNPKKYEITFKGETQRLQPKEFDLLYLLASNPNKVMNRKLLLKTIWGYGPDVETRTIDVHIKNLRVKLRPFFGKEDVIITVPTEGYKFIK